The genomic interval AGATCGCGCTTAAGTTCCGGGGGATGAATCGCGGAAGCGACGAAATAGCATCGGATCTATCGGTCTACATGGAAAATTGATCTTTCGAGAAAGATGATTCTAAACGAATATTTCCACCGGTATTTCGAATATTTCCGCTAGCTTTCGAGCGAGATTCTTCCCGATCGTCAATTTTCCTTTTTCGATGGAAGTCACGTATTCGATTTCGACTCCCCCTAATTTCTCCGCCAGATCTTTGCGTGAATATCCGTGTATTTTTCGTAAAAACCGAACAACGATTCCCGGCTTCCAGTTTGCCGAGTTACGATTCAATCTAGTCGGATTATTTTCTTCCCATTCGAGCAATTCTTCAGTTTCCATACTAGTTTTCCGTCCTGTCATTGTTAGTATTATTTAACTTGTTTCGGTCGAAAACGTATTACAGATCGGCTACATTCGGATATGAATTCTTCGCTTATGTAAACCGATTTGTTCCGGCCCGTTTATCGTTCGTTCCTAGTCAGA from Leptospira fainei serovar Hurstbridge str. BUT 6 carries:
- a CDS encoding helix-turn-helix transcriptional regulator — encoded protein: METEELLEWEENNPTRLNRNSANWKPGIVVRFLRKIHGYSRKDLAEKLGGVEIEYVTSIEKGKLTIGKNLARKLAEIFEIPVEIFV